One genomic window of Desulfovibrio desulfuricans includes the following:
- a CDS encoding methyl-accepting chemotaxis protein, with protein sequence MSAKNKILLSVVAFFSLVIIAMAYSSYRSFCASSYDSEMEQLDTMSQAVGKAVSEKMDVYFNVLELSSRMLTNPVGASPDELYEYKRNVLIQLLKQVNLVEAYYAFDSGETHNDKGMIKNFNAKTLGREWFVRMFNGEKRVVTTPYTSSIGATVMAVGVPLIDNGKMAGTLCINLGLTDITNFTNHVLEFDNIFLTRADGYIMANRDDKRIGKSLWEVIPDMKKYSGLQQNSRIQFTSKDRVFEGSLYIIPGLGWKVWTYKPLEEIQRDSTANLHSSAITAIVALVLSALMVHFLVSMLIFKPLGKGVIFAAAVAEGNLDETLDIKSKDEVGTLADALRNMVARLKDMIRTTEEKERHALSEAERAQKAVAEAEEARKEAELATQRGILQAASQIEGVVARIASSTEELAAQSEQISNAAEIQRQRMTDTSAGMEQMSASIVEVARNSGQAASNAVKTQQEAGQGATLVRQVINSVNHVHEQTQAMKVDLTALGKQADSIGAIMDVINDIADQTNLLALNAAIEAARAGEAGRGFAVVADEVRKLAEKTIGATKQVGENISGMQTAARQSISSMDKASLVVEETTSLSHKSGEVLDAILVLAKENADQAQSIATAAEEQSSASEEISRSLDEVSRLTTDTTRGQAESATAIQQLAEMAGDLSSIVDKLKKS encoded by the coding sequence ATGAGTGCAAAAAACAAAATCCTCCTAAGCGTAGTCGCATTCTTTTCGCTGGTCATCATCGCGATGGCCTACAGCTCGTACCGGAGTTTCTGTGCCTCGTCATACGACTCTGAAATGGAGCAGCTTGACACCATGTCCCAGGCAGTGGGCAAGGCTGTGTCGGAAAAGATGGATGTGTATTTCAATGTGCTTGAGCTTAGCTCGCGCATGCTGACGAATCCTGTGGGCGCTTCCCCGGATGAACTTTATGAATATAAACGCAATGTTTTGATACAACTGCTCAAGCAGGTGAACCTTGTTGAAGCCTATTATGCTTTTGACAGCGGCGAAACGCATAATGATAAGGGCATGATCAAGAATTTCAACGCCAAGACCCTTGGCCGCGAGTGGTTTGTGCGGATGTTTAATGGTGAGAAGAGGGTTGTAACAACCCCTTATACCTCGTCTATCGGCGCAACAGTTATGGCTGTGGGCGTGCCTTTGATAGATAACGGCAAGATGGCGGGTACGCTCTGCATCAACCTTGGCCTGACGGACATAACCAATTTTACCAATCATGTTCTTGAGTTCGACAACATTTTTCTTACGCGGGCCGATGGCTACATCATGGCCAACCGGGATGACAAGCGCATTGGCAAAAGCCTGTGGGAAGTTATCCCTGATATGAAAAAATACAGCGGGTTGCAGCAGAACAGCCGCATCCAGTTCACCAGCAAAGACAGAGTGTTTGAGGGGAGCCTGTATATTATTCCAGGTCTTGGCTGGAAAGTGTGGACTTACAAGCCGCTGGAGGAAATTCAGCGTGACTCAACCGCCAATCTGCACTCCAGTGCCATAACCGCAATTGTCGCCCTGGTGCTGTCTGCCCTGATGGTGCATTTTCTGGTATCCATGCTGATTTTCAAGCCGCTGGGCAAGGGCGTTATTTTTGCCGCAGCGGTTGCGGAGGGGAATCTTGATGAAACCCTTGATATCAAGAGCAAGGACGAAGTGGGGACGCTTGCCGATGCCCTGCGCAACATGGTTGCGCGGCTGAAAGACATGATCCGCACGACAGAAGAGAAGGAACGGCACGCCCTCTCCGAAGCCGAGCGTGCGCAAAAAGCGGTTGCCGAGGCGGAGGAAGCCCGCAAAGAAGCGGAACTAGCCACCCAGCGCGGTATTTTGCAGGCTGCCAGCCAGATTGAAGGCGTTGTGGCGCGCATTGCCTCCAGCACGGAAGAGCTGGCGGCGCAGTCCGAGCAGATATCCAATGCTGCGGAAATTCAGCGGCAACGCATGACGGATACCTCTGCCGGAATGGAGCAGATGTCCGCCTCCATTGTTGAGGTGGCGCGCAATTCCGGGCAGGCAGCTTCCAATGCTGTCAAAACGCAGCAGGAGGCTGGGCAGGGCGCGACTCTGGTTCGGCAGGTCATTAACTCGGTAAATCATGTGCATGAACAGACGCAGGCCATGAAGGTTGACCTGACAGCCCTTGGCAAACAGGCCGACAGCATTGGCGCTATCATGGACGTCATCAACGATATCGCTGACCAGACCAACCTGTTGGCACTCAATGCAGCCATTGAGGCGGCGCGGGCTGGCGAGGCTGGCCGTGGTTTTGCCGTGGTGGCAGATGAAGTGCGCAAGCTGGCAGAAAAGACCATAGGCGCCACCAAGCAGGTGGGCGAGAATATCTCCGGTATGCAAACCGCCGCCAGGCAGAGCATCTCTTCCATGGACAAGGCCAGCCTTGTGGTGGAGGAAACAACCTCCCTGTCGCACAAATCCGGTGAAGTTCTGGATGCCATCCTGGTGCTTGCCAAAGAAAATGCCGACCAGGCGCAATCCATAGCAACAGCGGCAGAAGAACAGTCATCCGCTTCGGAAGAAATCAGCCGCAGTCTTGATGAAGTTTCCCGTCTGACCACAGACACCACACGTGGGCAGGCTGAATCTGCAACAGCCATTCAGCAGCTTGCTGAAATGGCTGGAGACCTCAGCAGTATAGTGGATAAACTGAAAAAATCGTAG
- a CDS encoding YqaA family protein — protein MSVSVLWGLFISAFVAASIFPAQSELFLAGALAKDYAPLWAMIAAASLGNTLGSATNWLLGRFFIHYQDRSWFPIKRNSLARAEAWYGKYGRWSLLLSWMPVVGDPITLVAGILREPFPSFIAIVAVAKTLRYIVVALITLQFT, from the coding sequence ATGAGCGTGAGCGTACTTTGGGGATTATTTATTTCTGCATTTGTGGCAGCATCGATCTTTCCTGCGCAGTCAGAGCTTTTTCTGGCAGGAGCACTGGCAAAGGATTACGCGCCGCTGTGGGCAATGATCGCCGCCGCCAGCCTCGGCAACACACTGGGTTCTGCCACCAACTGGCTGCTCGGACGGTTCTTTATCCATTATCAGGATCGTTCGTGGTTTCCCATAAAGCGCAACAGCCTTGCCAGGGCCGAAGCTTGGTATGGCAAGTACGGGCGCTGGTCGCTGCTTTTAAGCTGGATGCCTGTTGTGGGCGACCCCATCACGCTCGTAGCGGGAATTCTTCGCGAACCCTTCCCCTCGTTCATCGCCATTGTGGCTGTGGCAAAAACTCTCCGCTATATCGTGGTTGCGCTGATTACCTTGCAGTTCACCTGA
- a CDS encoding DUF4145 domain-containing protein, whose amino-acid sequence MRCPYCQQHYVISSDTHEEHSVTLLKKDFSGCYKKYEIHHTVCPNTECLKSTLLIEVKYILSGQVKGKVLERILLPDSISKIYPDYIPKQLREDYEEACKIVELSPKAAATLARRCLQGIIRDYFGITKGRLVDEVNALQGIMEPELWDAIDGLRKVGNIGAHMEKDVDLIINIEPEEARQLIWLIETLFDSLYVHREETRKRLRAIPGIAAAKDAQKKGLPASPVAGGTTLLTP is encoded by the coding sequence ATGCGTTGTCCATACTGCCAGCAACATTATGTCATATCCTCAGATACCCATGAAGAACACAGTGTAACATTATTAAAAAAAGACTTTTCAGGATGCTATAAGAAGTATGAAATTCATCACACAGTTTGTCCAAACACTGAATGTTTAAAAAGCACCTTGTTGATAGAGGTGAAATATATACTGTCTGGACAGGTTAAAGGAAAAGTGCTCGAGAGAATACTGCTGCCAGATAGTATTTCAAAAATCTATCCAGACTATATCCCTAAGCAGCTTAGGGAAGATTATGAAGAAGCATGTAAAATCGTAGAGCTCAGTCCGAAAGCGGCTGCAACTCTTGCTAGGCGTTGCCTGCAAGGCATCATTAGGGATTACTTTGGCATTACAAAGGGGCGTCTTGTTGATGAGGTCAATGCGCTACAGGGGATAATGGAGCCGGAACTTTGGGATGCAATTGATGGATTGCGCAAAGTGGGCAACATTGGTGCGCATATGGAAAAAGATGTTGACCTTATAATTAACATTGAGCCTGAGGAAGCACGCCAACTTATTTGGTTGATAGAGACCCTGTTTGATAGTCTCTACGTCCACAGGGAAGAGACGCGAAAAAGATTAAGGGCGATACCTGGGATTGCGGCTGCCAAAGATGCGCAGAAAAAAGGGTTGCCAGCATCGCCAGTTGCTGGTGGGACAACACTGCTTACGCCATAA
- a CDS encoding phage tail protein, whose product MAIKEFVGAVVLEVNGQEVECSSFSDDTDTGRKPVKTMNRKRRIAGFCTGVATYSLTVSVPIPVDGEEMDWENVVDAKLVIYPVNGKGQRKAYTGCVVEKMGEKYESEGEAKRDLTMFAVDKVKE is encoded by the coding sequence ATGGCAATCAAGGAATTTGTGGGCGCTGTGGTGCTGGAGGTGAACGGCCAGGAGGTCGAATGCTCCAGCTTTAGCGATGATACGGATACGGGCCGCAAACCAGTGAAAACCATGAATCGCAAACGCCGTATTGCGGGTTTCTGCACGGGCGTTGCCACGTACTCCCTCACGGTGTCTGTCCCCATCCCTGTTGATGGCGAGGAGATGGACTGGGAAAACGTGGTTGATGCCAAGCTGGTGATCTATCCCGTCAACGGCAAAGGCCAGCGCAAGGCCTATACGGGCTGCGTGGTCGAAAAGATGGGCGAGAAGTACGAAAGCGAAGGCGAAGCCAAGCGCGATCTGACCATGTTTGCCGTGGATAAAGTAAAGGAGTGA
- a CDS encoding phage tail assembly protein, which produces MSTLTEDGTLLVGVERDGKFHKKFTLRVATMKDVENALEDAGPDASNARVARHKWGYH; this is translated from the coding sequence ATGAGTACCCTTACAGAAGACGGCACCCTGCTTGTGGGCGTGGAGCGTGACGGAAAATTCCATAAAAAATTCACCCTCCGCGTTGCCACAATGAAAGACGTGGAAAACGCCCTTGAGGATGCCGGGCCGGACGCCAGCAACGCCCGTGTAGCGCGTCACAAGTGGGGCTACCACTAA
- a CDS encoding XRE family transcriptional regulator has protein sequence MKTLGERIKIVRGKETQDAFASRIGVSKASLGGYERDENSPSAEAILKICSKNDISVEWLLTGSGPMKKGGVPEDEDDSDLIMIPMVNAVLSAGSGSLETDGESERSYAFRRDFIARKGNAKNMVLMRVSGDSMEPEIMDGDVVLLDQSKRTVVPGRIFAVGFEEAIYLKRIDLLPGQAILKSINPAYPPVNLDLRDQNVGKLRLIGQVLWVGREYR, from the coding sequence ATGAAAACACTAGGTGAACGTATAAAGATTGTTAGGGGAAAAGAAACCCAGGACGCGTTCGCATCAAGGATTGGCGTGAGTAAAGCCTCACTCGGAGGTTATGAGCGAGATGAAAACTCCCCAAGTGCCGAGGCAATCCTAAAAATTTGTTCAAAAAACGATATTTCGGTCGAATGGCTTCTGACTGGCTCAGGCCCGATGAAGAAGGGGGGAGTGCCAGAAGACGAAGATGACAGCGACTTGATCATGATTCCCATGGTCAATGCAGTGCTTTCTGCAGGCTCTGGCAGCTTAGAAACGGATGGCGAAAGCGAACGGTCGTATGCTTTCCGACGCGACTTTATAGCGCGTAAGGGTAACGCTAAGAACATGGTGCTTATGCGTGTATCTGGCGATAGCATGGAGCCGGAAATCATGGATGGGGATGTTGTGCTCCTTGATCAGTCCAAGCGCACGGTGGTTCCTGGTAGAATTTTTGCTGTAGGATTTGAAGAAGCCATTTATCTCAAACGGATAGACTTACTGCCGGGGCAAGCCATATTAAAGTCGATCAATCCGGCATACCCCCCTGTAAATCTCGATCTACGTGATCAGAATGTCGGGAAGTTGCGTCTTATTGGCCAAGTACTTTGGGTTGGTCGCGAATACAGATAG
- a CDS encoding DDE-type integrase/transposase/recombinase — translation MKSVLARAGTNRENWDSRPATKRGGGNCWLVASMPERTRLAIAARACPQVCETASIQCIATPVSPASPLTLQGAAKTRAHARAAVVLAARVFTAASKMARTRALDEFVVRYNAGEIAVEPDVRAALPSLCRNSLINWERRAQSQGMASLAGNFGQHRKGAGIIDSQPQVRELVLGLIAEYPTISAELIREDIERLAREQSAIRVPSLRRVQAWLAAWKEQNPQLALYMRAPDRWRGQFMAACGSMYELITRYNQRWEYDGTPSDIMLNDGKRYAIVGVINVYSRELLLEVAETSTGQTVNNLTRRALLDWGIAEEVVTDNGKEFVGTEAQGLFLDLGIIPTILPPFRPDLKPAIERVFRSFSHHLLTLCPCYVGHNVATRQEIRERETFAKRLMDRKEPQDLSMAISPEALQEFCDDWCKSVYAHRAHSGLKGKTPWQMRQEYTGEIARIEDVRALDVLLTPLATDGGWRSVGKKGIRAGSGYYDHAALGPYVGQRVQVRVNRADAEHACIFDEAGKFICEAVAMHGLESAKRREVSLAKRRVQKTDINGKAKEMREAARNVDAANAGQRIMDMHKARAAEIVAAAAPAAHTETTHTTPMLDSAARAARLREGVPPRAHEAEVAAARALAVAQQSAQEERWLPESPKAQYKLCRRLQAALERGDAVPQEQAEWAQIFAGSNTYAGFAMLEQMQLIAANG, via the coding sequence GTGAAAAGCGTTCTTGCTCGAGCCGGAACGAATCGCGAGAACTGGGATTCTCGGCCTGCAACCAAGCGCGGCGGCGGCAACTGCTGGCTTGTGGCGTCCATGCCTGAGCGCACCCGTCTGGCCATAGCGGCACGTGCCTGCCCTCAGGTGTGCGAGACCGCCAGTATCCAATGCATAGCAACCCCTGTGTCTCCTGCTTCTCCTCTCACCCTGCAAGGCGCGGCCAAAACCCGCGCGCATGCGCGCGCCGCCGTAGTGCTGGCCGCACGCGTGTTTACAGCCGCCAGCAAGATGGCGCGCACCCGTGCTCTGGACGAGTTTGTGGTGCGCTATAACGCGGGCGAAATAGCCGTGGAGCCAGACGTGCGCGCGGCCCTGCCAAGCCTGTGCCGCAATAGCCTCATCAACTGGGAGCGCCGCGCTCAGAGTCAAGGCATGGCCTCATTGGCGGGCAATTTCGGTCAGCACCGCAAGGGCGCAGGCATCATAGACAGTCAACCACAGGTGCGTGAGCTGGTACTGGGACTGATCGCCGAATATCCCACCATCAGCGCCGAGCTGATCCGCGAGGACATCGAGCGCCTGGCCAGAGAACAGTCTGCCATACGTGTACCCTCATTGCGCCGCGTGCAAGCCTGGCTTGCAGCCTGGAAGGAACAGAACCCACAGCTTGCCCTGTATATGCGTGCGCCGGATAGATGGCGCGGCCAGTTTATGGCGGCCTGCGGCAGCATGTACGAGTTGATTACCCGGTACAACCAGCGGTGGGAGTATGACGGCACGCCCTCGGACATCATGCTGAACGACGGTAAACGGTACGCCATCGTGGGTGTGATCAATGTTTATAGCCGTGAGCTGCTGCTGGAAGTGGCAGAGACCTCGACGGGGCAGACTGTAAACAACCTGACACGCCGTGCCTTGCTGGATTGGGGCATAGCCGAGGAAGTTGTTACCGACAACGGCAAAGAATTTGTGGGCACTGAGGCGCAAGGACTGTTTTTGGATCTGGGCATCATCCCCACCATCCTGCCGCCGTTTCGGCCAGACCTCAAGCCCGCCATTGAACGCGTGTTTCGATCATTCAGCCACCACCTGCTGACCCTGTGCCCCTGCTATGTGGGCCATAACGTGGCCACGCGGCAGGAAATCCGCGAACGGGAAACGTTTGCCAAGCGCCTGATGGATCGCAAAGAGCCACAGGATCTTAGCATGGCCATAAGCCCCGAAGCCTTGCAGGAATTTTGCGACGACTGGTGCAAGAGCGTTTACGCGCACCGCGCCCACAGCGGGCTGAAAGGTAAAACGCCCTGGCAAATGCGGCAGGAATACACCGGAGAGATTGCCCGTATTGAAGATGTGCGCGCCCTGGACGTGCTACTGACGCCTCTGGCCACAGATGGCGGATGGCGCTCGGTAGGCAAGAAAGGCATTCGCGCCGGATCTGGCTATTACGACCACGCTGCACTTGGCCCCTACGTCGGCCAGCGGGTGCAGGTGCGCGTAAACAGGGCAGATGCTGAACACGCCTGCATATTTGACGAGGCCGGGAAGTTCATTTGTGAGGCTGTAGCAATGCACGGTCTGGAGAGCGCGAAACGCCGCGAAGTGTCCCTAGCCAAACGCCGCGTACAGAAAACGGATATCAACGGCAAGGCCAAGGAAATGCGCGAAGCCGCCCGCAACGTGGACGCCGCAAATGCTGGGCAGCGCATCATGGACATGCACAAGGCCCGCGCCGCAGAAATCGTCGCCGCAGCCGCGCCTGCGGCGCACACGGAAACCACGCACACCACGCCCATGCTGGATAGTGCAGCACGCGCAGCGCGCCTGCGCGAAGGCGTGCCCCCCCGTGCGCATGAGGCCGAAGTGGCCGCAGCCCGTGCTCTGGCTGTGGCGCAGCAGAGCGCCCAGGAAGAGCGCTGGCTGCCTGAAAGCCCCAAGGCCCAATACAAACTGTGCCGCCGTTTACAGGCAGCACTGGAACGAGGGGACGCGGTGCCGCAGGAGCAAGCCGAATGGGCGCAAATTTTCGCAGGCAGCAATACATATGCAGGCTTTGCCATGCTTGAGCAGATGCAGCTCATTGCCGCCAACGGATAA
- a CDS encoding AAA family ATPase: protein MQEATATVNLPGKAPLANVGLTLGALTGAINRPSHLPGIVVLYGPSGLGKSTSASIATVQLRAYYVQAKSSWTRKAVYQSILKSMGVDPAKTIYEMEEQVTAQLAASRRPLIVDECDHLVAKGIIEVVRDIYEGSGAAILLIGEEHLPSNLARWERIHNRVLEWVPAQYADLDDARALRDLYCVKVGVGDDLLEHIHAQSKGVARRICVNLERIQQAGLELGKKSMDLTTWGKRPLYTGEAPVREGR, encoded by the coding sequence ATGCAGGAAGCAACCGCAACCGTCAACCTGCCCGGCAAGGCACCGCTTGCCAACGTGGGGCTTACCCTGGGCGCGCTTACCGGGGCCATCAACCGCCCCTCGCACCTGCCCGGCATTGTGGTTCTGTACGGCCCCTCAGGCCTGGGCAAGAGCACATCGGCGTCCATCGCCACCGTTCAACTGCGAGCCTACTACGTGCAGGCCAAATCAAGCTGGACGCGCAAGGCCGTGTATCAGTCCATCCTCAAGAGCATGGGCGTGGACCCGGCAAAGACGATTTACGAGATGGAAGAACAGGTCACGGCGCAACTTGCGGCCAGTCGCCGCCCGCTCATTGTGGACGAATGCGACCATCTGGTTGCCAAGGGCATTATCGAAGTGGTGCGCGATATTTACGAGGGTAGCGGCGCGGCCATTCTCCTGATCGGCGAAGAGCATCTGCCCTCAAACCTTGCCCGCTGGGAGCGCATCCACAACCGTGTGCTGGAATGGGTGCCCGCGCAGTATGCTGATCTGGATGATGCCCGCGCCCTGCGCGATCTCTACTGCGTCAAGGTGGGCGTTGGTGATGATCTGTTGGAACATATCCACGCGCAAAGCAAGGGCGTGGCCCGGCGCATCTGCGTCAACCTGGAGCGCATACAGCAGGCGGGTCTTGAGCTTGGCAAAAAGTCCATGGACCTGACCACATGGGGCAAGCGCCCCCTGTACACCGGTGAAGCCCCGGTGAGAGAGGGCCGCTAG
- a CDS encoding host-nuclease inhibitor Gam family protein has translation MARIKPDPYIVADRAQAEAALAEMAALDRNLSGIESEMRERIDLAKSRASQLSTPLLARRKELSDAVAVYAKLNKQELFGKSKSLDLGFGIIGFRASTKVVQMSGITPEMTLARLHQYDFADGIRVKEEINKEVALGWPDERLEIVGLRRQQANAFFIEIKKDSIPADA, from the coding sequence ATGGCCCGCATAAAACCAGACCCCTACATTGTTGCCGACCGCGCCCAGGCGGAAGCCGCGCTAGCGGAAATGGCCGCCTTGGATCGTAATCTCTCCGGCATTGAATCTGAGATGCGAGAGCGCATAGACCTTGCAAAGAGCCGGGCCAGTCAGCTTTCCACCCCGTTGCTGGCCCGAAGGAAAGAACTTTCTGATGCCGTGGCCGTTTACGCCAAACTCAACAAGCAGGAATTGTTCGGCAAGAGCAAGAGTCTTGACCTTGGATTTGGCATCATCGGCTTTCGCGCTAGCACTAAGGTTGTGCAGATGAGCGGGATAACCCCGGAGATGACTCTGGCCCGTCTGCATCAGTATGATTTTGCCGATGGCATCCGCGTAAAAGAAGAAATCAACAAGGAAGTGGCCCTAGGCTGGCCGGATGAACGCCTGGAGATTGTGGGTTTACGGCGGCAACAAGCGAACGCCTTCTTTATCGAAATCAAGAAGGACTCCATCCCTGCGGATGCATAA
- a CDS encoding HU family DNA-binding protein, whose translation MTKAELVKTFQEATQLPTKQAQEYLERFGDIAAAELLGGGEIPLPGVGKIVIRKRAARKVRNPRTGATIDIPARRVLAVNLSKNFKEAFN comes from the coding sequence ATGACTAAAGCCGAACTTGTGAAGACCTTTCAGGAGGCCACTCAACTACCCACCAAACAGGCCCAGGAATACCTGGAACGCTTTGGGGACATTGCTGCAGCAGAATTACTTGGCGGTGGCGAAATACCCCTGCCCGGTGTGGGCAAGATTGTCATCAGGAAGCGCGCTGCCCGCAAGGTGCGCAACCCCCGCACTGGCGCGACAATTGATATCCCTGCCAGGAGGGTGCTGGCCGTGAATTTGAGCAAAAATTTTAAGGAAGCATTCAACTAG
- a CDS encoding phage protein GemA/Gp16 family protein, with protein sequence MPVIDFRTGQPLQRPDGAITPAPKTPARRKRGTEVHEMRKALLAKVHIAKTQLGMTDDEYATLLESYYNVSSAGVLDLAGLKGLVLVMREYGFKPTKGSAKRKATRKKNIPATLQSGADDPLDRRPLMEKIEALLTEKGRVEGTHVPWGYAVAVLKKQSGGVTRCFEHATAEQLRGVIAALTRDARRKGRRAY encoded by the coding sequence ATGCCGGTTATAGATTTTCGCACAGGCCAACCCTTGCAGCGTCCAGATGGAGCAATCACGCCAGCGCCAAAGACGCCTGCTCGCCGCAAGCGTGGGACTGAAGTACACGAGATGCGCAAGGCTCTGCTGGCCAAAGTGCATATTGCCAAAACGCAACTGGGCATGACGGATGACGAGTATGCTACCCTCCTTGAATCTTATTACAATGTGAGCAGTGCCGGTGTGCTGGACCTGGCCGGGCTGAAAGGCCTCGTGCTTGTTATGCGAGAATATGGGTTTAAACCGACAAAGGGCAGCGCAAAGCGTAAGGCAACCCGCAAAAAAAACATACCAGCAACATTGCAATCTGGGGCGGATGATCCCCTGGACCGCAGACCGCTTATGGAAAAAATTGAGGCCCTGTTGACGGAAAAGGGCCGGGTCGAGGGTACGCATGTGCCCTGGGGCTATGCTGTGGCCGTCCTGAAAAAACAGTCCGGTGGTGTCACGCGCTGCTTTGAGCATGCGACAGCGGAGCAACTGCGCGGAGTTATAGCTGCGCTAACCCGTGATGCCAGAAGGAAGGGACGGAGGGCCTACTAA